In the genome of Candidatus Pristimantibacillus lignocellulolyticus, the window AACGACCATCTACACGAGCGATTACAGAGTCAGTGCCGATACCGTTAAGGTATAGGTACATTTCATGACCAAGGTTTTCAGCAACTTCGATGTTAGCTGAAACGATAGTTTTTGGTGAAGCTTCTAGGAATACTGGCTCTTCATGAAGATCTTCTGGACGAATACCTAGAACAACTTCTTTACCAATGAATCCTTTAGAACGAAGAACAGCTGCTTTACCTTCAGGAACAACTACATCTACGCCACTAGCTTTGAATTTAACTTCGCCACCTTGCTCTGCAATTGTACCAGGGATGAAGTTCATGGATGGAGATCCGATGAAACCAGCAACAAAGATATTAACTGGGTTGTTGTACAGTTCTTCAGGAGAAGCTGTTTGTTGAATGAAACCATCTTTCATTACAACGATACGGTCACCCATTGTCATTGCTTCGATTTGGTCATGCGTTACATAAATTGTTGTAGTCTCTAGACGTTTAGTCAATTTAGAGATTTCCGCACGCATTTGTCCACGAAGTTTTGCATCCAAGTTAGAAAGTGGCTCATCCATAAGGAATACTTGAGGCTCACGAACGATCGCACGACCAAGTGCAACACGTTGACGTTGACCACCAGAAAGAGCTTTTGGCTTACGATCTAACAAATGTACAATATCAAGAATAGTAGCTGCTTCACGAACACGTTTGTCGATATCAGCTTTTTTGAATTTACGTAGTTTCAAACCAAAAGCCATGTTTTGGTATACGTTCATATGTGGATACAATGCGTAGGATTGGAATACCATCGCAATGTCACGATCTTTTGGAGCTACATCGTTTACCAAACGGTCGCCGATGAATAGTTTACCTTCAGAGATTTCTTCAAGACCAGCGATCATACGAAGAGTTGTTGATTTACCGCAACCAGACGGACCAACTAGTACCAAGAATTCTTTGTCTTTAATATCAAGATTAACATCAGTTACGGAAGCTCTTTCAGTTCCTGGATACTTTTTATAAATTCCTTCTAAACGTACGCCTGCCATGTGTATTTCCCCCTAAAGTGAAATTTTCTTATGTCCTTATCTTATCCTAAGTGTAGTGTGTTGACTATGCACATACTTTACAAAAAACTTAATGTGTTTTCGTAACTTTGTACAATAGTAAAATTATCTTCACTAATACAGCATCTCGGAACAATCTAACATCAAGCCCCGTCTCCTGTTTCAACTTATCTAAACGATATAATAGCGTGTTTCGATGAATATATAATTTTTTTGCCGTTTCACTCACATTACAATCCAGATTGAAAAATGTCTCTAAAGTAGCTAACATTTCTGGCTCTACAAAAAGTTCAGCACGTTTTAATGATTGTTCTAAATACTTCTGACGATGAACTTCAGGTATTGCATGTAGAAGTACTTCTAATTGAAGTAGCCATGGCAAATGTATGTTGTTTCCTACATGAAACTTACGTCCGATATGAATACTCTCTCTTAACTGTCCTACAGTCTCAACCATTGATTTAGCGGGTACTATAGGATAAGTTATTGCAAGCTGACTTTCGCCAATCCATTCGCTAGCTAGCATATCATGTAGGCCATGAGCAATATTAGATAAACTATCCTCCATTGTCTCTTCGTTCATAAGATCTGAATCGAAAGAATCATCATCTCTAAGTAATGAAGTTGGTCCCCATATTAACCATTCATCATGCGGCAATGGAATAAGTAACACATCTTCAGATAGGAAGGAGCGAAGGAGCTTGTCTAATTCAGCATAACTACTATGGGATTGCATGGAACTATCAGCAATTAGTAGAATCGGAATCATCTCATGATAGAGAGAACTCGACATAATAAGATGCTCTGGTATATTTGATCTCGTTGCATGTACATCCATTTGACTTTGTAGCCATTCACCTAATTTTGTTGCTTGTTTCTCAATTTTCGTCATACCTGCATATTGGTTATCGAGTGTTACACTCGTTCTATTTAATAGTAGAATCGCAATAAGTTGCATTTCTGTTGCACTTAACGCTTTCTGCTGAAATTCAATCACTTCACAATAATCTGCGAACAAATCCATCACTAACCAACAATCATGTTTTCCTTCAATATACTGTCCCTTTTCTATAATAGCGTTCTCGTACGAAGGTCCCATAAATATAGCGATATCTTCCAAACTTCTATTGCTGCGCAGAACAGAACAATTCAATATTTGTTCTAATTGTTTCGTCATATCTATAACGCTCATACTTGACACTCTCCCATAGATGCAGTTTCCGTCATTGTACCATATTAATGGGTTTGGAATACAATTAACCTGTGTTCTTGTTTCTTGACCCTTATCGTTACTTCGTGATACGCTTGATAGCAGTTTATACACACATATATAAATACTTTTATTTGCATAGTCATTAGCTTTCTAAGCTATTTTGTGTAGTAGAAAGCATATTAATTAAGCAATAAAAAGTTTTAGGAGGATAATGTACAATTATGCATAAGGTTGTTATTTTATCAGGCAGTCCGAACGCTAGCTCACGCCTTATCGGTATGACTAATTATATTCGTCAATCATTATCAGATGCTGGGTTTCAAACCGCTGCAGTTAATGTAGTAGATTTACCCCCAGAAGATCTAGTCTATACACGTTTTAATAGCCCACATATTATCGCTGCTAATGAGCTAATCGAACAAGCAGATGCTGTAATTATTGCAAGTCCTGTATATAAAGCTTCTTTTACAGGTGTATTAAAAGCATATATCGACCTATTGCCGCAAAAAGGATTTGAGGGCAAGATTATTACTCCCGTCTTCATTGCTGGTTCCATGGCACATTTACTTTCTATTGATTATTCCTTGAAACCTGTACTAGCGTCTATGGGAGCACGCCAATATACAAAGAGTATTTTTGCTACTGATTCTTCAATTACTCGTGAGCAACTTGAATCTGGTGAGTATGTATTTACAATAGATGTAGATACACAATCTAGACTTTCAGAGGTTGTGCAAGAGTTAACTAACTATTTGCAGAAATAGTCTATACAAAAGGGTCGCTTTACAAGTATTTAGAAAACTACTTGTAAAGCGACCCTTGCTATTGCAGTATGAAATTACTTATTGTTATCTCTCTAATCACAATCTCATGTCAATTGATCAACTTTTTTAAAAATCAAAAAAAGAGAGGTTTCCCTCTCTGTTCGATTCATAACTGGTGAGCCATGAAGGACTCGAACCTTCGACACCCTGATTAAAAGTCAGGTGCTCTACC includes:
- the ugpC gene encoding sn-glycerol-3-phosphate ABC transporter ATP-binding protein UgpC encodes the protein MAGVRLEGIYKKYPGTERASVTDVNLDIKDKEFLVLVGPSGCGKSTTLRMIAGLEEISEGKLFIGDRLVNDVAPKDRDIAMVFQSYALYPHMNVYQNMAFGLKLRKFKKADIDKRVREAATILDIVHLLDRKPKALSGGQRQRVALGRAIVREPQVFLMDEPLSNLDAKLRGQMRAEISKLTKRLETTTIYVTHDQIEAMTMGDRIVVMKDGFIQQTASPEELYNNPVNIFVAGFIGSPSMNFIPGTIAEQGGEVKFKASGVDVVVPEGKAAVLRSKGFIGKEVVLGIRPEDLHEEPVFLEASPKTIVSANIEVAENLGHEMYLYLNGIGTDSVIARVDGRSTLRDGATVKLAIDMNKVHIFDKETELNIFEN
- a CDS encoding helix-turn-helix domain-containing protein, which produces MSVIDMTKQLEQILNCSVLRSNRSLEDIAIFMGPSYENAIIEKGQYIEGKHDCWLVMDLFADYCEVIEFQQKALSATEMQLIAILLLNRTSVTLDNQYAGMTKIEKQATKLGEWLQSQMDVHATRSNIPEHLIMSSSLYHEMIPILLIADSSMQSHSSYAELDKLLRSFLSEDVLLIPLPHDEWLIWGPTSLLRDDDSFDSDLMNEETMEDSLSNIAHGLHDMLASEWIGESQLAITYPIVPAKSMVETVGQLRESIHIGRKFHVGNNIHLPWLLQLEVLLHAIPEVHRQKYLEQSLKRAELFVEPEMLATLETFFNLDCNVSETAKKLYIHRNTLLYRLDKLKQETGLDVRLFRDAVLVKIILLLYKVTKTH
- the ssuE gene encoding NADPH-dependent FMN reductase → MHKVVILSGSPNASSRLIGMTNYIRQSLSDAGFQTAAVNVVDLPPEDLVYTRFNSPHIIAANELIEQADAVIIASPVYKASFTGVLKAYIDLLPQKGFEGKIITPVFIAGSMAHLLSIDYSLKPVLASMGARQYTKSIFATDSSITREQLESGEYVFTIDVDTQSRLSEVVQELTNYLQK